One region of Sulfitobacter sp. THAF37 genomic DNA includes:
- a CDS encoding helix-turn-helix domain-containing protein translates to MKTGRPKRLKLEQRIELARRYHAGETPKVLAEAYGVSRRHVTRLAKEEQGEGLAVRDPSERVSFRASASELAAFDAEWQTRGFANRSQALNAVLRGRCGFLDVPRDLVAEFCASWRQAKDVSDAGLALAKAVHRGKISVSLEDRALLVDLLDLAQCMSRELGQMKYAAQVRRKQDWPLKEEGDATLRAHPDETARVASGLRLVAGEGGREGVRESAALVPNGGSALQAGAIVIDRNISNG, encoded by the coding sequence ATGAAGACAGGAAGACCAAAACGCCTCAAGCTGGAGCAGCGCATTGAGCTGGCGCGGCGCTATCATGCAGGTGAAACCCCAAAGGTATTGGCGGAAGCCTATGGCGTCTCTCGCAGGCATGTGACGCGGCTTGCAAAGGAAGAGCAGGGCGAAGGACTGGCGGTGCGTGATCCCTCTGAACGGGTCAGTTTCCGCGCCTCAGCGTCAGAGCTCGCAGCCTTTGATGCAGAGTGGCAGACACGTGGTTTCGCCAACCGCTCCCAAGCCCTCAATGCAGTGCTGCGCGGACGGTGTGGGTTCCTTGATGTGCCGCGCGATCTAGTTGCTGAATTCTGTGCCAGTTGGCGACAAGCCAAGGACGTCAGTGATGCTGGTTTGGCGCTCGCAAAGGCTGTGCATCGCGGCAAGATTTCCGTGTCGCTTGAGGACCGCGCATTGCTTGTAGACCTGCTTGATCTTGCGCAGTGCATGAGCCGTGAGCTCGGCCAGATGAAGTATGCAGCGCAGGTCCGACGCAAGCAGGATTGGCCGTTAAAGGAAGAAGGGGATGCCACCCTGCGGGCGCATCCAGATGAGACTGCGCGCGTGGCATCGGGACTGAGATTGGTGGCAGGGGAGGGTGGCCGCGAAGGGGTGCGGGAATCGGCTGCTTTGGTTCCGAACGGCGGGTCTGCGCTGCAAGCGGGCGCGATCGTGATTGATCGGAACATCTCCAATGGCTGA
- a CDS encoding relaxase/mobilization nuclease domain-containing protein: MADPLALYSSVMGKLWEDERIRGKAAARIDARIAGRRQGRSFGRVGSMSARNVAKAASGQSQAAVFKRIRAGGCKTQASLGNQLAYINDKAVYTYSTMTNALTDDAVLSEDQKSDIIEAWSETWRGSTKLGFTSHMLLSFPTDVTVDQVRDIAMDWTEHFFESGEYGDQWDYVLAVHDDRAHKHAHIILNNRGLDQGTWFSCWAEGVMSPQLMREKQAEIAEGYGVILDATTRLERGIFEKPAGLAEIYRAKEEARLPREIIMTAEESAVAQAQVVGFAKDYTEFAELLDRMDQRHLARAVRGMAANLGTGTPWTFTEGEIDMKDIKTVGDAIDYSERTIEALRLKAEELDVTERAAFEAKAAPVIADLSQMVPDPELRARFGKQLEEPYPPGAGNEVLTAALQSGNDDALKDVLAQADEAGMDSNELVARITAGGTKNYGMAQDWVERDMNAVLSKDGLTVESANDEQLDGALERVDGVMEALTERAKELGVAIGLSLAEEEAADLPLIDEDDRSPNTYLQDLADMLRDGQLSEVQEETVERTLQAELFKELGEEGLGELRRGNYEVLNDVLPGKIDQITVTQEFLEMTFEETGDQVFTDRASSLQQDKATEVAQLKGQQEAQTLGKDLGRDRGLDDEMEF; the protein is encoded by the coding sequence ATGGCTGATCCGCTCGCTCTTTACAGTTCCGTCATGGGGAAGCTCTGGGAGGATGAGCGGATCCGGGGCAAAGCCGCGGCGCGGATTGATGCGCGTATCGCGGGCCGGCGGCAAGGGCGCAGCTTTGGGCGCGTCGGATCCATGTCGGCGCGCAACGTCGCCAAGGCTGCCAGTGGCCAGAGCCAGGCGGCTGTGTTCAAGCGGATCAGGGCAGGGGGGTGCAAAACACAAGCCTCTCTTGGCAATCAGCTTGCCTATATCAATGACAAGGCCGTCTACACTTATTCGACCATGACCAATGCGCTGACGGATGACGCGGTGCTGTCTGAAGATCAGAAGTCAGATATCATCGAGGCTTGGTCGGAGACCTGGCGCGGATCGACCAAGCTCGGGTTCACCTCACACATGCTGCTGTCGTTCCCGACAGACGTCACCGTCGATCAGGTGCGCGACATCGCGATGGACTGGACGGAGCATTTTTTCGAGAGCGGTGAGTACGGTGATCAGTGGGATTACGTTCTCGCCGTACATGACGACCGCGCCCACAAACATGCGCACATCATTCTGAACAACCGTGGGCTCGATCAGGGCACATGGTTTTCTTGCTGGGCTGAGGGCGTGATGTCGCCGCAGCTAATGCGCGAAAAGCAGGCCGAGATCGCAGAAGGCTATGGCGTCATACTCGACGCGACGACCCGTCTCGAGCGGGGTATCTTTGAGAAGCCAGCGGGTCTTGCTGAAATCTACCGCGCCAAAGAAGAAGCGCGCTTGCCGCGCGAGATCATCATGACGGCCGAGGAATCCGCCGTCGCACAAGCGCAGGTCGTGGGCTTTGCCAAAGACTACACAGAGTTTGCCGAGCTGCTGGACCGCATGGACCAGCGCCATCTGGCCCGCGCCGTGCGCGGTATGGCCGCCAATCTGGGCACTGGCACCCCTTGGACATTCACCGAAGGAGAGATCGATATGAAAGACATCAAAACCGTTGGTGATGCCATCGACTATTCCGAGCGCACGATCGAAGCGTTGCGGCTGAAAGCCGAAGAGCTTGATGTAACCGAGCGCGCCGCGTTTGAAGCCAAGGCCGCTCCCGTCATTGCGGACTTGTCACAGATGGTGCCCGATCCAGAACTGCGCGCGCGGTTTGGCAAGCAGCTTGAAGAGCCCTATCCGCCCGGTGCTGGAAACGAGGTGCTGACCGCAGCGCTGCAGTCTGGCAATGACGACGCTTTGAAAGATGTCCTAGCGCAAGCCGATGAGGCGGGCATGGATAGCAATGAGTTGGTGGCGCGGATTACAGCTGGCGGCACGAAGAATTACGGCATGGCGCAAGACTGGGTTGAGCGGGACATGAATGCCGTCCTCAGCAAAGATGGACTGACGGTCGAGAGTGCGAATGATGAGCAACTCGATGGGGCGTTGGAACGTGTCGATGGGGTGATGGAAGCCCTGACCGAGCGGGCCAAAGAACTCGGTGTCGCAATCGGGTTGAGCCTTGCAGAGGAAGAGGCGGCAGATCTGCCCTTGATCGATGAGGATGATCGCAGCCCCAATACCTATCTGCAGGATCTGGCGGATATGTTGCGCGATGGGCAGTTGTCAGAAGTTCAGGAAGAAACTGTTGAGCGCACTCTGCAGGCTGAGCTGTTCAAAGAGCTGGGCGAGGAAGGCCTCGGCGAGCTGCGGCGCGGGAACTACGAAGTCCTCAACGACGTGCTGCCGGGCAAGATCGATCAGATCACCGTCACACAAGAATTCCTAGAAATGACCTTTGAAGAAACCGGCGACCAGGTCTTCACTGATCGTGCATCCAGTCTGCAGCAGGACAAGGCAACCGAAGTGGCGCAGCTCAAAGGGCAGCAAGAGGCGCAGACCTTAGGCAAAGACCTTGGGCGTGATCGTGGTCTCGACGACGAGATGGAATTCTAG